The genomic interval GATCTGGTCGCACTCACCGACGAGCGGTCCGTCCACGTCCACGTGATCCGGCGGTCCGCGTTCGCCGCCGCCACGGACACACTCACAACGTATGACAGCACACGACTCGTCTGAGGAGCTCAGCGAAGAGGATGTCGACGAAGTCCTCCAGGAGATCGAACGCAAGCGCTCGCTCCGGGGGGCGGCCGCGGTCGCCGTCGCGGTCATCGGCATCGCCTTCTCGGTCTTCCAGATGTGGCTGGCCGCGAAGGGGTTCGTCCTCTCGATCGACGTTCCGGTCCTCGGGACGATCCAGTTCGCCTCGTTACAGTTGCTCCAGATCAACGCGATCCACGTCACCTTCGGGCTGGTGCTTGCCTTCCTGCTGTATCCGTCGAGCACCGGTGACGGACCGCTCGCGACCCGTTCTATCCGGTTCGCGGCGTGGCTGGACGACCGACTCGGTCCCGAGCACCCCGTCACGCGGGCGACCCGTGGGGTCGGCGCGGCGCTGGCGTGGCTGTTCGTCGACCCCGACTTCGACCGGGTGACGCCGTTCGATGTCGTCCTGATGTTCGTCTCCGTGCTCGCGGCGGCGTACTTCATCACGGACTTCGACGAGATCCAGCGGATGCGCGCACTGGGCCTGGAGAGCGGCCGGCCGATTCAGGAGGTGTTTACGTTCCTCGACCCGATCGCGGGCCTGCTGGGACCGCTCGCGGAGCTCTCGTACGCGATGGTGCTGGGGGCGATCGGCGTCTTGCTCGTCCTGGAGGCGACCCGGCGTGCGATCAGTCTCTACCTCATGGTCATCGTCGCCGCGTTCGTCGTCTACGCCCGCTTTGGCTTCCTGATCCCGCAGGGGGCGGCCTACGTCGGCGTCCTCTCGATCCCGCCGCTTGGCTGGGACTCGATCATCCAGAACCTCTGGTACAACACGGAAAACGGTGTCTTCGGCATCCCGGTGACCGTCTCCGTGCAGTTCATCTACATCTTCATCCTCTTTGGCGCCTTCCTGGAGATGTCCGGGGCCGGCCAGTGGTTCATCGATCTGGCCTACGCCGCGACGGGGACCCGCCGGGGTGGCCCCGCGAAGGCGAGCATCCTCGCCAGCGGTTTCATGGGGACCATCTCCGGCTCGTCGATCGCGAACACGGTGACGACGGGGGCGTTCACCATCCCGCTGATGAAACGGTCGGGCTACCGCCCGGAGTTCGCCGGGGGGGTCGAGGCCTCCGCCTCCTCCGGCGGGCAGATCCTCCCGCCGGTGATGGGGGCCGCCGCCTTCCTCATCGTCCAGTACACGGCGACGCCGTTCCGCGAGGTCATCGTCGCGGCGACGATCCCGGCGATCGTCTTCTTCTTCGGCGTCTGGGTGATGGTCCACTTCGAGGCGGTCAAACAGAACATCGGCGGCCTGGACCCCTCTGAACTGGTCGACATCCGGAGCCACGTCCGCTCGGGCTGGTTCTATCTGGTCCCGATCGGCCTCCTCCTGTACTACCTCATCATCGAACGGCTCTCGGTGGCCCGCTCGGCGTGGTTCACGCTCATCGCGATCGGGGCGTTGATCACGCTCGTGGCCGCCTACAGCGACGAGACCCGGGCGCGACTGGGGGGGATCTTCGCCGTCCTGTTCGTCGGGACCTTCCTCGCGCAACTGCTCGCCGGCGCGGGGATCGTCGGCGCGATCACGGGCCAGGGGACCGGTGCCCAGTCGGCCCAGGCGGCCTTCGCGGCGACGGTCGGCGGCCTCGGGACGCTGTCGATCCTCGCCGGCGTCCTGACGCTCGCGACCCGCCCGCGCACCCAGTCGCCGATCCTCTCGTTCGACGACGCGGTCGACGAGGCCGCCGTCTCGACGGCGGACATGCTGGGCCGCTCGGAACTCGCGAGCAACGGGCTCTATCGGCTGACCGTCTTCCTCGGGAAGTCGATGGAGAGCGGCGCCCGGACGGCCGTCCCGGTCGTCATCGCCGTCGCGGCCGCGGGGATCATCCCCGGCGTCATCAGCGTCTCGGGACTCGGCCCGAACCTCGTCGCGCTCATCCGTGCGGTCGCCGGCGGGTCGCTGGTCCTCCTGTTGCTGGTGACCGCCGTCGCCTCGGTCATCCTCGGGATGGGGATGCCGACGACGGTCACCTACATCATCCTCGTCTCGCTGCTGGCGCCGGCGCTGACCAGTTTCGGCGTGCCGCTGCTCGCGGCGCACCTCTTTATCCTCTACTTCGGGGTGATCGCCGACATCACGCCGCCGGTCGCAGTGGCCGCTTACGCCGCCTCGGGGGTCGCCAAGTCCGACGCCTTCCAGACCGGGATCGACGCGTTCTCGCTGTCGCTGAACAAGGCCATCGTCCCCTTCGCGTTCATCCTCTCGCCGGGGATCGTCCTCCTGCGCCGGCGGGAAAACGCCGACGAACTCCCGATCCGCGAGCAGTACCGGGTCGTCCAGTTGTCGGACTTCGCCGATCCCGGGTTCGCGGTCTTCGACGTGTTGATCCCGGTCCTGGGCGTGTTCGTCGGCGTCGTCGCGCTGGCCGCGACCGTGATCGGATTCGTCTACGGTCCGGTCTCCCGGCTCGAACGGACTGCCTTCGCGGTCAGTTCGCTGCTGTTGATGGCGCCGGGGCTGGCCGTCTCCGGCCTGTTCGACATCACCGGCCTGCTGGGACTGGGTGGCGGCGAAGTCACGCTCGTGATGGACCTCGGCCTCCGCGCGGTCGGCGGCGTCCTCTTTGCCCTGCTGTTGCTCAAGAACCGCCAGCGCGGCCAGATCCCGGCCGAGCAGTCCGCCGGCGCCGAACCCACCTGAACGGCCCGGGTGTGACACTCCGGTCGTGGGGGCCGACGACCCTGTCGCAGACAGGACGTGTGTCGGTCACATTTAACAATACTGCGCTGTCACGTTCCACCGGATGGTCGGATCTGACCGGGACCGACGTGCCGACGGAGCTGTCGACCCCGAACGATATCTCGACAGCGTGTTACACTACCTCCACTCTCAGGGGTACGAGACGGCGACAAACGAGCTCAACGCTTCGGCGGTGTTGATCGCCTGCGTCGCCAGCGAGGTCTCCGATGGCCCGGAACGCTCCCTCTGCCTCGTCGAGACCGCAGCGGATACAGTGATCGACCTCCCCCACGTGAAGTATCTGCTCGAAACTGGGAAAGAGAAAGACATCGGGCACCTGGCACTCACGTCTCCCGGTGGGATCAGCCCCGACGCACAGACGGCGGCGGACGAATACGGTGTCCAGATCATCTCGCCCGACGACCTCTCGCCCGACGCCGCAGGATTCGGCGTCGCCGTCGAGGACATCGAATTCCCGGAGTCGTCGCCGACCGCCGAGACGGAACACGACGGCACCGAGGATCCGAACTCCGCTGCTGCAGAGAGTTCCGCCGCCGACCCGGCCAGCGCGTCTTCGAGCGAAATGGCACAGGAGCAAGCGTCGCTCGCCGAAACTCTCGTCATGCTGCTCGGAAGCGGTCTGGCCCTACTCGGGTTGGCGCCCTTTGTCTCCTGGTTCAGTCGGATCGCCGACCAGTCGCCGGCGATCGCGGCGATCGTGGGGTTCGTCGTCGTCTCCCCGCCGGCATTCGTCGCCGTCTCGGCAGTCGACGACTATCTCAACCTCCGCCTCTTTGGATCGTGGCGGGTCCGCAAAGAGAACGTGGCAGGGGCGATGGGGGCAGTGATCCTCGGTTTCGGAATCGTGCTAAACGAGGCGGCGTCGAACGGTCTCTACCGGTCTTCGGACATCTCCGGCCTCGTGTCGATCGGTGGCGGACTCCTCCTCCTGTACTCCGCCACTATCCACGTCGTGCGGCTGTTCTTCGAGAAGCGACGAGGCAGGCGGTGACCAGTGGCCGCCGTGTCCGACTCGTCCGGGCTGGTGCCGGCGATTCCCCGTCCGATCGACCGAGCAGGTCACTCGTCCGCGTCGTGTCGACCGACTCGAACGGTGGTCGATACGCTCTCCGCGCCTGGCAGTCGGCGCCCACCACAGAGCCACCGGAGTGGAAACTGTTTACCCCCAGCCTGCTGTAGGCCCGGGACATGGCGATAGAACAGCGCGGCGACGCCTCCGTCGTCACCCACGCCCTCGCGAAAGACGAACTCTCGAAGCTCCGCGATGTCGGCACCGAACAGGTCGCCTTCCGGAAGGGACTGGTCCGGCTCGGTCGGCTCTGTGGGTACGAGATCGTCGACGGGCGGATGGAGACCGAGTACGTCGAGATCGAGACGCCCCTGACCACGACGATGGGCGAGCGCGTCAAGGGGCTGGACGATGTCGTCATCGTCAACGTCCTCCGTGCCGCCACACCCTTCGTCGAGGGGCTGTTGAAGGCGTTCCCCCGCGCCCGACAGGGCGTCATCTCCGCCAGCCGCGACGAGGCGGCGGGGATGGACGAGGACGGCGAGTTCCCCATCTCGATCGACTACGTGAAACTGCCCGAGATCCGCCCCGAGGACACCGTCATCGTCGCCGATCCGATGCTCGCGACGGGGTCGACGATGTGTGCGGTCTTAGAACACATCACGACGAGCCAGACAGATCCGGAGACGCTGCTGACGCTGTCGGCCGTGGCGGCCCCGCCCGGCATCGTCCGTGTCTCCAGCGCGTTCCCGGACGTGGACGTGCTGACCGTCGCGATCGACGAGAAACTGGACGACGACGGGTTCATCGTCCCGGGCCTGGGCGACGCCGGCGACCGCGCTTTCCGGACGGACTGACCGCGCGGACCGAAACATCTTTTAGGTGCATCGGTGAACGAGTGGTACTGCGAGTTCTCGCCGCCGCCCCGCTCCCTAACCCCTTCGTTTCAACTGGAGAACGCGACACGTCGTCGGGTGACCCGTTCCAGTCGAACTACTATCCAATCCGTGTGTCGTGTCATCGTCCGTCGCGCACCAGCCGCTGCAGTCGGCGGTGTCGGCGACGCAGTCAGTACCCGTCGATGTCGGCGCGGCCGCTCGTGGCGCTCCTGATCTCGTCGCGCAGCCCCGCCCCCTCGGCGACCGGGACCCGAACGTCGAAGCGCACGTCGGCCTCGTAGGCGGCCTCGAACTCGACACCGGCGGATTCGAGCAGGCCCCGGACGCTGCCCGAATCGTCGTACGCCACCGTGACCGAGAACGTCTCGTGGGGAACCTCCTCGACGACGCCGGCCGCGTCGACGCCGTCCTTGACCGCCCGGGAGTACGCCCGGGCCAGGCCGCCGACGCCGAGGTTCGTCCCGCCGTAGTAGCGGGTGACGACGGAGACGACGTTCTCGATCTCGCGTTGCTGGAGGACGTTCAACGCCGGTTTGCCGGCACTGCCGCTTGGCTCGCCGTCGTCGCTGGAATACTCCCGAAACGGGTCGGATCGCACCCGGTAGGCCGGGACGTTGTGGGTCGCGTCGTCGTAGGCGGCCTCGATCTCGCGGACGAACGCCTCGGCCGCGTCGGTGGTCGTCGCCGGAGCGACGTGGCCGATGAACTCCGAGCCCTGGACGGTAAAGCGTGCCTCGGCCCGCTCGCCGACCGTCCGGTAGCTGTCTGGCACGGGAGCCAGTACCGGCGGGAGGCGAATAGCGCTTATCCTTCCGGCTCCCCCTCGCCCCCCGTCGGCCCGCTGGCTCCGGGGTCTCGGCTCCCCCACACCCGCTTGTCCAGCAGCCTGACGACCATCCCGTCACGCACCCGGAGCTGACAGGACAGCCGCGGATAGCCAAAGCGGTCGGCCAGGTCGTCGTGCCAGTGTTCGGGTTCGGGGTCGTCGGCCACCCGGACGCCACAGGTCGCACAGATGCCCCGGCCGCCACAGTTGAGCGACCGCGCGTACCGGCCGTGCGGGGAGATGTCGGCGGCCAGCAACACGTCCCGGAGGACCGCCCCAGCGTCGGCGGTCAGTTCGCGGCGCTCGCCGTCCGGGCTCTCGACGGTGATCGTCGCGGTCATAGCCGCTGGACGTGCGTGTCGCCGAACTCGCGGTCGGCGTACTTCAGCCCGTACCCGAACAGGCGGTCGGCCCCGATGTGAGCGGTCCAGATCAGCGCGACACCGACGGCAAGTCCGGTCCCGGTCAGGATTCCGGCGGCCGCCAGTGTGACCGGGCCGAGGTAGGTGTGGACGGCGTTGTACGTAGTCGCGCCGACCCGGCGGCTGTGGAGGTAGCCGGCCATCGACACGTCCGGCAGGAGCACGAGCGCGAGAAAGACGAGCAGGGACCGCCCCTGGAGCGCGTAGGTCGCCGTCGCGGCGGCGGCGACGATCGCCCCTTCGGCCCGGACGAGTGTCCGTGGGTTCATGCCTCGACAGTCGGTGTGGCGGGACAAAGACGTGGCGGGCGCTACGCCAGCTCGATCGTCCGGACGAACGCCATCCGGGTGATCTCGTTGACCAGATCGCCGGGCAGTTCCTCGTCGGTGATGACGTAGAGGACGGCCTCGTCGGTGAACTCCGGGTCCTCGGTGAGGACCTGCCGGATCGGGATGCCCCGGTCGGCGATGGCCCCCGTGACGGCGGCGACGATGCCCGACTCGTCGGCGTCCCGGACGTGGACCGTGATCGCGGTCAGGTCCAGCACCGGCGCCAGGTCCAGCAGGCTCGGCACCGCAGAGATGTTCCGGAAGATACGCCGGAGTTCGTCGTCGTCCAGGATCGCGTCGGTCGTCGCGTTGACCACCCGCCGGTCAACACCGGCCTCGCGGGCGATCCCCGTGTTCGGGATCTCGATCCCGCCCGAGACCACCCGGCCGTCCTCGTTGACCGAGAACCCCCGTTCGAGCAGCAGGCGGATGACGGCCTGCTGGCCCGGGGAGTCCGCGAACTTCTCCATGATCTCGTCGAACATCTATAGCTCGCCTTTCGTACTCGCCACGTCGGAGCGCCGTTCGTCGATGCGGGTCGCGTCGTCCAAGGCCCGCGCGAGCCCCTTGAACAGCGCCTCGATCTCGTGGTGGGCGTTCTCCCCTTCGACGCCACAGTGGAGGGTCAGCCCGGCGTTCATCGCCAGCGACCGGCAGAAGTGCCCGGCCATGTGGCTGGTCATCCCGCCGACCTCGGCCTGGGAGAACTCGCCGTCGAACTCGTAGTACGGCCGGCCGGAGATGTCGACGACGACGCTTGCGACGGCCTCGTCCAGTGGCACCCGCCGGTCGGCGAAGCGCCGGATACCGCGTTTCTCGCCCAGCGCGTCGGACAGGGCCTCTCCCAGCGTGATCGCCACGTCCTCGACGGTGTGGTGGTCGTCGATCTCTAGGTCGCCGTCACAGTGGACCGTCAGGTCGAACAGTCCGTGGGTGGCGAAGGCGGTCAGCATGTGATCGAAGAAGCCGACGCCGGTCTCGACCGTCGACTCGCCGTCGCCGTCGACCTCCAGGGTCACCTCGATCTCCGTCTCGGCCGTCTCGCGCGTGACGGCCGCCGTGCGGTCGGTCATACTCCCACGGTGTCGGGCCGGCTATTTGGACCTCACGGCTAGGCGTCGCTGTACCCGCTGCTGGTGTGTTGTGGTCGTGTGAGGGCCAGAAAGTCCCGGCCGGCTGAACTCGGGGGACTGGCCGTTCGAATCAGTGTCTC from Haloarcula pelagica carries:
- a CDS encoding 2Fe-2S iron-sulfur cluster binding domain-containing protein — its product is MTATITVESPDGERRELTADAGAVLRDVLLAADISPHGRYARSLNCGGRGICATCGVRVADDPEPEHWHDDLADRFGYPRLSCQLRVRDGMVVRLLDKRVWGSRDPGASGPTGGEGEPEG
- a CDS encoding IMPACT family protein; this translates as MPDSYRTVGERAEARFTVQGSEFIGHVAPATTTDAAEAFVREIEAAYDDATHNVPAYRVRSDPFREYSSDDGEPSGSAGKPALNVLQQREIENVVSVVTRYYGGTNLGVGGLARAYSRAVKDGVDAAGVVEEVPHETFSVTVAYDDSGSVRGLLESAGVEFEAAYEADVRFDVRVPVAEGAGLRDEIRSATSGRADIDGY
- a CDS encoding amino acid-binding protein, whose protein sequence is MFDEIMEKFADSPGQQAVIRLLLERGFSVNEDGRVVSGGIEIPNTGIAREAGVDRRVVNATTDAILDDDELRRIFRNISAVPSLLDLAPVLDLTAITVHVRDADESGIVAAVTGAIADRGIPIRQVLTEDPEFTDEAVLYVITDEELPGDLVNEITRMAFVRTIELA
- a CDS encoding TRAP transporter permease; amino-acid sequence: MTAHDSSEELSEEDVDEVLQEIERKRSLRGAAAVAVAVIGIAFSVFQMWLAAKGFVLSIDVPVLGTIQFASLQLLQINAIHVTFGLVLAFLLYPSSTGDGPLATRSIRFAAWLDDRLGPEHPVTRATRGVGAALAWLFVDPDFDRVTPFDVVLMFVSVLAAAYFITDFDEIQRMRALGLESGRPIQEVFTFLDPIAGLLGPLAELSYAMVLGAIGVLLVLEATRRAISLYLMVIVAAFVVYARFGFLIPQGAAYVGVLSIPPLGWDSIIQNLWYNTENGVFGIPVTVSVQFIYIFILFGAFLEMSGAGQWFIDLAYAATGTRRGGPAKASILASGFMGTISGSSIANTVTTGAFTIPLMKRSGYRPEFAGGVEASASSGGQILPPVMGAAAFLIVQYTATPFREVIVAATIPAIVFFFGVWVMVHFEAVKQNIGGLDPSELVDIRSHVRSGWFYLVPIGLLLYYLIIERLSVARSAWFTLIAIGALITLVAAYSDETRARLGGIFAVLFVGTFLAQLLAGAGIVGAITGQGTGAQSAQAAFAATVGGLGTLSILAGVLTLATRPRTQSPILSFDDAVDEAAVSTADMLGRSELASNGLYRLTVFLGKSMESGARTAVPVVIAVAAAGIIPGVISVSGLGPNLVALIRAVAGGSLVLLLLVTAVASVILGMGMPTTVTYIILVSLLAPALTSFGVPLLAAHLFILYFGVIADITPPVAVAAYAASGVAKSDAFQTGIDAFSLSLNKAIVPFAFILSPGIVLLRRRENADELPIREQYRVVQLSDFADPGFAVFDVLIPVLGVFVGVVALAATVIGFVYGPVSRLERTAFAVSSLLLMAPGLAVSGLFDITGLLGLGGGEVTLVMDLGLRAVGGVLFALLLLKNRQRGQIPAEQSAGAEPT
- a CDS encoding DUF4260 family protein — translated: MNPRTLVRAEGAIVAAAATATYALQGRSLLVFLALVLLPDVSMAGYLHSRRVGATTYNAVHTYLGPVTLAAAGILTGTGLAVGVALIWTAHIGADRLFGYGLKYADREFGDTHVQRL
- the upp gene encoding uracil phosphoribosyltransferase, whose protein sequence is MAIEQRGDASVVTHALAKDELSKLRDVGTEQVAFRKGLVRLGRLCGYEIVDGRMETEYVEIETPLTTTMGERVKGLDDVVIVNVLRAATPFVEGLLKAFPRARQGVISASRDEAAGMDEDGEFPISIDYVKLPEIRPEDTVIVADPMLATGSTMCAVLEHITTSQTDPETLLTLSAVAAPPGIVRVSSAFPDVDVLTVAIDEKLDDDGFIVPGLGDAGDRAFRTD
- the hisB gene encoding imidazoleglycerol-phosphate dehydratase HisB, with the protein product MTDRTAAVTRETAETEIEVTLEVDGDGESTVETGVGFFDHMLTAFATHGLFDLTVHCDGDLEIDDHHTVEDVAITLGEALSDALGEKRGIRRFADRRVPLDEAVASVVVDISGRPYYEFDGEFSQAEVGGMTSHMAGHFCRSLAMNAGLTLHCGVEGENAHHEIEALFKGLARALDDATRIDERRSDVASTKGEL